The region TGACGCGCAGCGGCATGTGGTTCTGCAACACGCGGTCGGCCGTGTgcgaggcgacggccgacatggccatgCTGCTGACCCTGTCGGTGGTGCGCGACGCCTTccgcgccgagcgcggcgcccgctcgGGAGCCTGGaagacgggcggcatcgtgCCGAGCCGCGACCCGTCGGGCATGACGTtgggcatcgtcggcatgggcagcatcggcaagctcgtggccaagaaggcggcggcgttcaACATGCGCGTGCGGTACTGGAGCCGCACGCGCctgggcatcgacgacgaggccgagtaCAACGCGCGGCACTGCGCGACCCTgcacgagctgctggcgagCGCCGACGTGGTGTCGCTGCACTGCCCGCTGACGCCCAAGACCGAGGGGCTCATGTCGCGCGCCGAGTTTGCCGCCATGAAGCCGGGCGCCTTTCTCGTCAACACGGCGCGCGGggcgctcgtcgatgaggacgcGCTCGTGGAGGCGCTCGAGAGCGGCAaggtcgcgcgcgcggggctgGATGTCTTTTGCGACGAGCCCAACATCAAGGAGTACTTTCGCACCAGCGACAAGGTGGTGTGCATGCCGCATGCCGGGGCCATGACGGACGAGGCGTTTCGCAGAGCGGAGAGGGAGTGTCTGGAGAACCTGCGCGCGTGGCTGCGGACGGGCACGCCGGTGAGTCCGGTGAACCGGATCGTCGTGCAGGCGCGGGAGCAGCgtgatgaagacgaggaagaggagggggagggggtcaCGGAGTGATGATGGGGTCCGGGATtcagggggagggggggttgaTGTTGCGCGATGCTGTCCACGAAAAAAGGGGGCACGAGATTTCACATCTGTTACGATACGGCCAACCAAAAAAATTGAGTGGAGGGCATATACTTTGTAATGCCCCTGGCGTACAAAATTAAAAAGCCGTTATTCTTTTCCGCGCCTGGCAACACAAAGTCCGATCCATGTCCACCTCACGGCAGCGAGTTTagcgtcttcttggccgccgccctgccgccaAACCCCCATCCGATCTGGTGCGCGACGTGAATCGAcacgtcgaggtcgtcggcccACGACCAGACCAGGCTCGGGTTCTTCTGGAACAtgcggcccgcggcgatgaggtcgagAGGCGTGTCGTCGGGggcctggccgccctcgatgatgcgctgggcgacgtcgcccgtcTTGATGCTGCCGACGCAGCTGACGAGCATCTtgtcgcccacggcggccttgatcttCTTTGCAAAGGGCGCCTGGTAGCCCGGCCCGCCCTGGACCTTTTGCTGCGCGTGGTTGCCGCCGGTGGAcacgtcgagcacgtcgacgccgcgctcggccagcaggcgggcgagccggacgctctcgtcgacggtccagctcgcgccgccgcgccacgccgGGTTGGTGTCGAGCCAGTCGGTGGCGCTGATGCGCACGAATAGCGGCATGTCGCGGGGGAGGACGgcgcgcacctcgtcgacgagctcgagggccaggcGCGTGCGGTCCtcgaagctgccgccgccgtaccgGTCCGTCCGCTTGTTgttgacggcgggcgagaggaAGCTGGACACGAGATACCCGTGGGCAAagtgcagctcgacgacgtcgaagccggcgcggacggcgcggcgcgcgcccgacACGAAGTCGCGCTTGAGCTGGGCGATCTCGGCGAGCGTCATGGTCCGCGGCGTCGGGAAGTGCGTGTCAAAGGCCTCGTCGCTCGGgcccacgacgtcgtcgggccagccgcccacctcggccgtcgccgtggccccAAAGCTGAGCCAGGGGGCGACCGTCGACGCCTTGCGCCCGGCGTGCGCGAGCTGGATCGCGATGAGCGCGTTTTGGCTGTGCGCAAAGTCGACGTGCTTCTTGAGCGTGTCGACGTGCGCGTCCAGCCAGATGCCCGAGTCCTCGGGCGTGATGCGCCCGTTGGCCTGcacggccgtggcctcgACCATCATGAGGCCGGGCTGCATATCGATGTCTACACGTCAgtttcctcttcttcttttctttgcCAGTGTATACTCTACTCTACATGGGAACACGGAGCACGGAgagaagggagggagggcgaaGCAAGGAAGAAGGAGGAAAACTCACCCCCCGCTGCACCATGCCGCCGTAGTGCGTAATGTGCCACGGCGTGTGGAAGCCCTCGTGCGCGCTGTACTGGCACATGGGGCTGACCCAGATGCGGTTCGGCAGCGTGACGCCGCGGATCTTGAGGGGCGAGAAGAGCTTGGGCACGGGCTTGCCCGACGGCTGCGGCACGGTGGCGGTGCCCGCCACGGGGTCCTGCTCGGGCGTGAAGAAGGGCACGCCCTTGGCCGCGACGTTGGGGATGGGCGCCGCGCACTTGGCCGACTTTtcgggcagcggcgtctcggcgcgCGAGACGGGGATCCCGTGGTGAGGGTGCGAGATGCGCTGCGTGAGGtaggcggccatggtgttggGCTGTGAATTTTTATAATTCTTTTTTTATAAGAAAGGTGATGTTGTACCGACAGCTGTGATGCCGTGTCTCGCGGTGTTGATGTGAGGTTTAATGAGTGATGGAGGAGGAATGATATAGAAAACGACGTGATTCTGTCTCTCGCTTCTGTCAACCTGAACAAGCGCCGAGACAGTTGGAGTTGTCAAtggtccagcagctcccgtTTAATGTGTTTGTGGGCTTTATATCCTCAGCTAGACTGTGTTCTTGCCATCTCACATCAATCCTCTCTCGACGTCGGGCGGCCCGGTCCCCTTTTAAAGCTGaaccaccactaccacgccgcccgccgcaatCATCAAGTCGCTCGCCATCGCGTGCCGGATCCGCCGTCCGCCTGGTGTGACATAATTGACTTTTTTTACGGGCCAGCGCGAACGACGACTTGTAACCGTCCCGGTCCAGTAACGAATGGCACGAATTCTTCCCACCAATTGCTCCATCCAACCCCAGCTTGTGGTGATTTCTCAGCAGCCGcggccaccgctgccgccgttctGTGGGCCACTCTCTCTCCATGTCTTTGAGCTTGTTGATGAAGACGCTAGTGCTGCGGGCCGCGTCTGTGCTTCTTGTGGGTGGTATGTGGCGTGGGTTGCTATCAGACGTGGGTCGCGCTTCGGCATCTTCGGTCGTGTTGCCGGTCGAGGCCATCCATGGTGTGCTGAGGTGCTCTGTGGCGTGTATTTGTTGTCGATGCACGGCCAGAGGAACACCGAGAGTGCCGTAGGACGATCAAATCGATAAATCGAAAATGCCGTGAAACGAGATGTGCTTTGCTTGCTGCGGGAGGCGTTCTCGACAAGCTGACTGACTGCATGTGAgctgtgctgctggtgtAACGACTTGATGCTGAGAAGGCGCATCATGTCTCGTCTTATTCAccgtcagccgccgccgaaccagAGCTTCGGTATACTGTattcgtacttcgtatgtatTTATCTACTACTTATATCCACGTATGACGAGCTTGGACTGTATCACGTTCAACCCCGCCAACGAGACCGGGCACATTGATGGCTCGCATCACCGCTGGAGTAACATGAACAACGACTGTGGCCTGTCGCCCCCTCGCcctagcagcagcatccgCCATTGTCAACTCGTCAACACATGGTCCTGCAGCGTCCGTCGAGCCAGGCGCACATCCCCAGCCTCCCCCTCCCAGTACCGCAGATGCGCCAGGCACAAGTCCAACGcgtccctcgcccgcccggcgcaGCCCATCTCCTCCACCAGGCCgatcctcgtcgcgcagacgatgacgagcgcccgcgccgccgtctcgcggCACTTGAACCACGCGCCCGCGTGCCGGTGGCGCAGCCCGACCGAGAAGAGCGCGTCGAGGCTCAACCGCACCGCCCGCTCGGCCAGCGCCCGGAGCGCGTCCCGCAGCGGCCAGTCCTGCTCGTGCATCAGGGCGAAGCGGTAGAGGAATGGCCGGTAGAGGCGCAGCTTGatgctcgcgcagcgcgaccacgtcgccagctgcagcctcgtgacggtggtggtggtggaggaggcggcggcggcgcggtcggggACGTCGAAGCAGCAAATCGCCGCCGGCAGACCGGCTTGCCACTGGCGGAGCTGGGCTTCAAAGTCCCAGGCCGTGGTCATCATGGTGAGCAGGTTCATCCTGGCccacgacgcgggcggctcgacgTAGAAGGCGTGGTTGACGCGGCTGGAGAGCCGGAGGAGCGATATCTCGGAGAGGTAGTAGAACCAAGAGTGCTCGTGCAGCTCCTTGAAGTCTTGCgtcgcgcccacgcccccgGGACTCGAGTTGGCGGTCCCGGTCCTGGTCGAGGACCCCGGCATGGATGGGGGTTCGCTGTCGttgaggccgtcgacgctctttggcgtcggcggcgacgggaacTGGTAGGGGTAGTCGATGCTGTGCAGGCCGGACCTGGGCAGCTCGACTTCGGCACACAGTTCGCTACGACGAGAAAGTCAGGAAATTATGTTGTTTAACCGCGTATGAAAGCAGACGGCGACTGACCTCTCCGCCTTGATGCAGCTCCAGAACagccgctgctcgaggcaGCACCTCAACTCCTCGTCAGTACAATGCGTGTCCCCCACCAGCGCGTCCTCATGGCagtgcccgtcgccgaccatctgcgccgccgcgcggctcTTGAGGTACACCGTGTAGAGAGACGATGCCTGGAACATGGACTGCCAGGCCTCGACTGGACGAAGCGTGTGCAGCAGGTACGTGCCCGACAGGAAGTGGCACTGGCACGCCGTCAGGCTCCGTCCGAGGACGCCGAACCGCCGCTTGGCGTACTGGTAGTATGACTCGGCCTTTTGCCGCGCCTGCGTGTCCTCGTGCTGCGACATCGAGTCCCCGAGCGACGCTggcgtctcggcgccggggccgaaCGGCCTGGCGATGGCACCcagagcggcggcaagcaACTGCCCGCCCACAGCACGGTCAGTCAGCCCAGTGTTTGTGTGAAACACCGTCAAGGTATTGGATATGACGGCGAGAGGGGGCTCACCACGAGGCACGTCTTTGCGTCCCATTGCGGGCCcagctccgcgacggcccgGCCATACGTCATGAGCGTGGTGCAATCCAGTACCGGGTTCATGACATGCACAAGCCTCAAGAACCTCGTGAGCAGCGCCGTGATTTCTTCCCCGTCCAGCAACGGCACGCCGGTGCTGGGGCTGCCGGCTTGGGCAGGTGGCTGCAggtggtcggcggcgagtaTGTTGCCTGGCATAAACCGATGACCTCCGTTGACGGACAGCAACGGCCACTGAAACATGTGGTCCAGGCTCGTGAATGCCGGCGACACGCCTACCACGGAGTCGCCCGGAACGGGGCTGGGGCATCTTTGCGTAGAGAAGGACCTGCCGGAGGCGTCGTATGTGATGGGCTCTGCTATGCCGGCGCATCGGCTCAGTGAGGGTTGAGGTGCAGTGGCCTGCCAGTTGAGGTGTTAGACATGGACTGCGAGTCGGCTTTGCAGAGCATGGAGAGCACAAGCCTGTTGATCGTCAACGCCTGACGGGgccgtcgtccatggcaGGCGCTTCAGAATCTCCTGCAGAAGCTGCGTGACTTGCAGACTTGATTGCTCCGGACTTGCATGCGAGCCAAGGTCAGCAGCTCGTTCCCCGTGGCCACGACACTGCAGTGTCCTGGACAAGAGAGAAACGTACGACTCGTCCGCCGCGTATCTTGGAAGCTTCGGATACACGCATTCGCAGCCCAGTCGGGCGCAGCCGGCGCACGTCGGCCTCTCGTTGGAGCACTTGACCTTGCGAGCTCGACACACGCGACACGCCATGGgcgcgcgccttggccgtgccgccggagaggcatcctcgtcatcgcgcTCAACGGCTTGCGCCCCATTGGTGTCgctgggcggcaagacgCTACGCGGCCTCCCGTGATCGGTCCTGCGGCGCTTCGAGGGCCGTGGTAgcccgttggcggcgccggggtgctgctgcgcgggggACATGCCGAGAGTgagccgatgaagacgactCGGCGAGAAGCCGGGAGTTCCGGCCTGCGACAGTTGTTGATGGGCGGGGCAGTGTCGTATACTGTAGATGAGACTGGGGGtgctgcagcccggcgacgaagccgatgGTGCCGAGAGCGTCTTTGGTGGCATTTGACCAAGCTGGACTATGACGGAACTACGGAGTAGGCAGTCCGCACATTAAGGGCCTCGGCAATGCCGCCGAAGTTACCGAGCGGTCCGGCTTTTACCTCAACGTGGAGACTTGCTCCCATCCCCCCTGTGTGTGCTTTATTTCGTACCAAGAAAGACTGGAGTCGCGGGGATCGTCTTGAACGGCACACATCACAAATGCTACGCCATCGCCCCAAAGTGTCTGTGTGCTGCATTTGTCAGTCACACATACGAAGTAAATACGGTATCCGCGGAGCAGCGCCGTGGAGTTCAATGCCGGAAGCCGTGTTGTAGCCGTCCAATGTGCGCTGATCCGCCGTGCCACAAACGCTGTTTCCCCACCAGCTTGCCATCACTAATGAATGTACCAGACAACCACGACGCTTCTTTTGCAAGGGACATGGAAATGTTTTATCAATCATCAGGCAATCCTCTCCACCGCTTCTCTTGGGGCTTCGAGATAGTAAAACATTGAGTGGATGCTCCGAGTGGTGGAGCAAGCATTGAGCTGAGGCAGTTTCTGACCACGATGCGAGTGCCATTAAACCTCCATGTCCCTGTCTCGATTGCCGGGGCAAAGTGGCCATGACAGGAGCGGTTGTCTCAATTCCCCAGGCTCATTCGTACGGACCATCTTGTTACATTGCGTCGCTTGGATCGCATTCTACGCACCAAGTTACTATGTAAGAAGCCCCTGTCGATCCCCCGCTGGTATCGCGTCGGGACATGACATGGCGCATACGTACGTGCGGAGCCGAGGCTCACACTCACTGCTCCAGCGATTATTCAAAGTCGCCCCGATCAAGTCGGAGCTTGTCATAGCGCAACACTGCCCCGAGCAGCACGCTGGCGCCGAGTGCACTACATGTACGCATGGTTAGCCACAAGCCTCGCGACAGACGAGGAAGCAACACGAAATACGCACCAGTCTTCTGCGGAGCAGTACTCGGTCGGGTTGTGGCTGATGCCCTGCCGCGTCGGCGTGAAGATCATGCTCGTGGGACAGCGCAGGTTCGTGTAGCAGCTGTCGTGCCCCGCGCCGCTGATCATGGGCCTCCacagcttcttcttcgacgacaacgacgacgacgatgcgccgggcagcagcgtcgagcACACGTCGCTGGCGCTCTGCTCCACCGCCGCGATGCACTCGTCGTTGAACCGCACGGCGGGActgtcgacgagcagcgacCACTCCACCTCGCAGCCCTGCTCGCTGTCCTCGTGCGCGATGCGGCCGAACTCGGCCTCGCACTCCTTgaccatggcgtcgaggacgtcgtcgcgcacgtGGCGCAGGTCCAGCGTGAAGTTGGTCGTGTGGGCCATGGTGTTGACGGTCCCCGGGTCCGTCTTGAAGATGCCCGTCGTGCTCAGCCCGTTGTGCTTCTTCGCGATGGTGTTGGCCGCGACCAGCATCCTCGCGGCGGAGAGCACCGTGTCTTTGCGCGCGTACAGCGGCGTGGTGCCCGCGTGGCTGTCCCTTCCTCGGACCTTGATGTCGAACCACTTGAAGGCTTGCACGCCTGTCTCTGTGTTAGTCGTGGCAGCTGACCATATGCGGCAGTTACTTCCGCCGGGgcaagggaggggaggccgtcgtcacctTCAACAACACCAATCTTGAGCTCTTCGTCTTCGAGGATGGGACCCTGCTCAATGTGAAGTTCAAAGTGGGCGGCAAACGGGTTGTCGTCGAACGAGGCCGGGCGCTCGCCCTTGTAGCCTAACCTCTCCAGCTCTTCCTTCATCGACTTGGCCTTGCCCTCATGAGGTGTCACCTCTCGAAGATCCCAAGCAGTCTCGATTGGCACCGCGCCAGCCCAAACACCCGACGCCACGGCCATTTTGGGGAACCGCGCGCCCTCTTCACTGCTTCTTGTCAGCCATGACACCCCCCCAAAAACAGTCAATAGCTTTTGGCTCACTTGGTCCAATTGACGACGCCAACTGGCCCCTCAGTCTCGACATTGTTCTCGTTGAGAACTTTGAGGACCTGCAGCCCGGCGAGAACGCCGAGAATGCCATCGTAGCGCCCGCCCGTGGGTTGCGTGTCCAGGTGCGAGCCCATCATGATTGGGGGCACGTTTTCCTTCTTGCCCGCTCGAATGGCGAACAGGTTGCCCATTTGATCGAAAAAGGTCTTGCAGCCCAACGTCGCGGCTGTTCTCATGAACCAGTCGCGCACCTCCTTGTCCGAGTCGTCGAGACTCAGCCTAGCCATGCCCGTTTCGGTGGGAAGCCTGCGAAGTATAGTATGTGAGCACACGCGAGACGGGAGGCGACGGTTGATGATCGAGCTGGCGCGCAGTGGCCACTCACTTGCCATATCGATGAGCGGCGCCATATTGGCAGCTTTCGTGCAATGACTCGGCAAGCTGAGCCGTGTCGACACGAAGCGTCGAAATGTTGGTTCGGCCAAGGGATCCCATTCTGAAGCAAAATATACGAAAAGTAGACTGTCAAATCGGGTTATCTATCACCATGTGCGTAAGCAGCTGAGCTACCAAGGGTATCTTTATGATTCGCTTGAAACAGTGTCCAAGATGTCGACACCGAAACATGGGTGATCCCCTTTGATAGCGCGAAGCCAACCGACGGGCGTGCCCACGCCGTCGCTGGACCGGCCGCCGGGCGGGGTCACGGCCGCTGATGacggccgtcggcggagaTCTTGGCTGTCGACAGTCGAGACACCCCTGTCATACTACCCCAGACAGTCATGGCGAACGGGGAACCCCCACTGGCCCGAGACCGTACCTGCACGTCAACGCTATCGTCTCTTACTCCCCCTTGATCACGATCCATAACTACCTCTGGTTGCAAGTCTCATATTAATATTACAACGGACTATATATCGTACTACTCGCGGTGGGCAACCCGGGTATAAATCGCTTCCCTCCCCCGCACCATTGAATCTTCAGGGACAGGGGCGGTGCGCCGAGTCCGGACACAGACCCCGCGGACCGCATCTtggtggtggcgttggcTCATGAGCTCCAAGCCTCCAAATCACCAAGTGGGCCCACGATAACCATTTACGCGGAGTTGACCTTTCCCCGTCATGCGGGGACGACCTTACCCCGGGTAATGCAAGATAAGCGCCAAAGACAGCCACCCCccggccgtccgtccgcagCAATGGCCGCGGTCGTCGCGGTTGTTACGCCGGGACTGCGCGCTatccgccgtcggcgtgcaAAAAAACGTGGGGTAGACGCCATCCCTGGCAAATGCGAGCGAGTTCAAGCGAAGCATCAGACGATAACCCCAATCTCCATCGCCTGGCTCATACCCAAGTGGAGAGGCGGTTCCTTCTTTATTAAGAGGGACTGCCAAACACTTCACTCACTGCCCACGTCTACGTGCATCAAGGCCGCGCTCCATGTACGCCTGCCTAGCCCATCGGTTCTCCCAACGGAACGCTGCTTGAGATTGCTACTTTTGTCGCCATGGCACAGTTGGAAaaggagctcgtcgtcgacgagtcgGGCTCTGCGGGCCCCGTCTCGACCTCTGGTGAGATGAACGAGATCgatgtcgaggccgagagccGCGTCCTGTCCAAGTTTGACTGGCTCGTCATGCCCCAAATGTCAATCCTGGTCCTGTTTGCATATCTGGATCGAACAAACATTGGTACGTTGCCTTGGTGTTTTTAGCGCGCCGTCAGCACCCCGTCGTGATCAAACCCCAACTTCTGTTAACGGCGCCGTTATCCAGGAAATGCACGAGTGTTTGGCTTCGAGAAAAGCACCGGCATGACGGGCACAGACTTCAACAACATCTCCACACTCTTCTACATTCCGTACGTCATCTTCGAGACGCCGTGGGTCCTCGCCGTTCGGAGGTTCGGCCCCGgtcgcgtcctcgccatcgccctcgtctgTTGGAGCGCCGTCACGATTGGCACCGGCTTCTTGCACACATACAACCAAGTAATCGCGTGCCGCATCTTGCTCGGAGCCTTTGAGGCAGGGCTGTTTCCGGCTCTTACCTTTGTCATCTCCGGCATCTACCCCCCCGTATCGCAGGGCAAGCGCGTCGCTGTCTTGTACATCTCCATCGCGCTGTCGGGTGCCCTTGGTGGCCTCATCGCATACGGCATCCAGTCGATGGGAGACCGACACGGGTTAGAGGCCTGGCGATGGCTCTTCATCATCGAAGGAACCATCTCACTCGTTGTGGGAGCTCTTTGCTGGGTCAGTCTTCCGACCACGCCAGAGACAGCGTGGTTCCTCAACAAAGAGGAGCGTGCAACAATGGCCACCATCAGGGCTCGCAACCAACGCTTCGGGAGCTCTGAAAGGCTCTCCTGGAAAAAGGCTGGTACGGCCCTCGCGGATCCCCTGGTCTGGATTGCATCCGTTGCCATGTTCTTCTCTTCAATCGCCATGTTTGGCTTCAGCACATTCTTACCGACACTTCTCAAGGGCATGAAGTAAGTCAACCTCCCCCGTCGGTGGTGTTTGCCCACTTCCCTGTTCTAACACCACATGCAAAGCTATACATCACTTGAGGCCAATTACCTTAGTATACCTGTGTATGTCCTGGCCTCCATTGCCACCGGCGTCACGACGTTTATATCGGACCGCATTGGCAAGCGCGCTATTTGTCTGATACACTCGCCAATCCTTGTCATGATTGGAtacgccatcgtcgtgggCAGCGCCAACAAGGCTGTTGGCTTCTTTGCCATGTTCATGGTGGCAGCTGGCGTGTACTCATACAACACAGTAATGCTGACGTATGAACCAACCATCCCTTGAAACGGAGCTATGCTGATGCCCTGACAGATGGGTCTCAAACAACATTCACCCCGACGACAAACGATCTGTGGCTATCGCTGTTGTCATATCCATTGCCAActgcgccggtgccgccgcgtcgcagaTTTACCCCATCACCGACCAGCCTCGCTACATCCTGGGCAACTCACTGTCCTTGGGGTTCGAGTCGGGGGCACTTGTCGGTGTAGCGGCCATTTATTTCCTGTTCAAGTATCGCATGCGACAAAAGGAGAAGCTGCTGAGCCAAGGGATTGAGAGTAACGGCAAGGAGGGGGACTACAGTCTCGACTATAAGTATTTATTCTGATCGGGTATTCTCTAGTCTCGTAGCATTATAGATCAAGTGCTATCGGCTATGACTTTATACGTTTCTTAATTATCTATCTTAGAGCGCTTATTATCTTTATCCTGCGGTATCCCCTGATTCCCATTAGGCCGTTTCTTAGAGCACTCCTGCTCAATACCCACTTCATGTTCTCGCTGTTCCTGACATGACCCGACTTCATGCATCGGCAGCTCCAGGCTTACCAACCATGGCAGTTGTGTAGCAAGTCCACCATCCCCCATGATTGACGCATTAACAGAAAGAGTTTCCTTTCCGGGATTGAGAGGCCGTTCATCGCCCTGGCAGTGGGAAGTTTCGCAGTACTTCTTCTCGGAATATTGAGAGAGCTTCTCCTGTTTGCTTACAGCCGTAGCAGCTGTGTCGAACTTGCTTGGGTGTAATGTGCCGAGAACCTCAATAGTCGCAGACATCTCGTTGTCAATGTCCGTTAAATGTGACGGCGGCTCATGCGTGGTGTCTCTCCAAGCAATCAATCTCGCACCCCAACCTTCGTG is a window of Purpureocillium takamizusanense chromosome 10, complete sequence DNA encoding:
- a CDS encoding Glyoxylate reductase (COG:C~EggNog:ENOG503NWU5) yields the protein MSPSQILNKPRLVVMGSREYAVDDYVADFEKDFDFTILDAQNRQEALVKLPQLVKQLGAVDALLIRVGTAEFEPFDEALLGPLVPAGCRIIASASAGYDEFDVEWMTRSGMWFCNTRSAVCEATADMAMLLTLSVVRDAFRAERGARSGAWKTGGIVPSRDPSGMTLGIVGMGSIGKLVAKKAAAFNMRVRYWSRTRLGIDDEAEYNARHCATLHELLASADVVSLHCPLTPKTEGLMSRAEFAAMKPGAFLVNTARGALVDEDALVEALESGKVARAGLDVFCDEPNIKEYFRTSDKVVCMPHAGAMTDEAFRRAERECLENLRAWLRTGTPVSPVNRIVVQAREQRDEDEEEEGEGVTE
- the OYE32_2 gene encoding 12-oxophytodienoate reductase (EggNog:ENOG503NUUE~COG:C), translated to MAAYLTQRISHPHHGIPVSRAETPLPEKSAKCAAPIPNVAAKGVPFFTPEQDPVAGTATVPQPSGKPVPKLFSPLKIRGVTLPNRIWVSPMCQYSAHEGFHTPWHITHYGGMVQRGPGLMMVEATAVQANGRITPEDSGIWLDAHVDTLKKHVDFAHSQNALIAIQLAHAGRKASTVAPWLSFGATATAEVGGWPDDVVGPSDEAFDTHFPTPRTMTLAEIAQLKRDFVSGARRAVRAGFDVVELHFAHGYLVSSFLSPAVNNKRTDRYGGGSFEDRTRLALELVDEVRAVLPRDMPLFVRISATDWLDTNPAWRGGASWTVDESVRLARLLAERGVDVLDVSTGGNHAQQKVQGGPGYQAPFAKKIKAAVGDKMLVSCVGSIKTGDVAQRIIEGGQAPDDTPLDLIAAGRMFQKNPSLVWSWADDLDVSIHVAHQIGWGFGGRAAAKKTLNSLP
- the ZCF27_2 gene encoding C6 zinc finger, variant 2 (COG:S~EggNog:ENOG503NWT4) — encoded protein: MFQWPLLSVNGGHRFMPGNILAADHLQPPAQAGSPSTGVPLLDGEEITALLTRFLRLVHVMNPVLDCTTLMTYGRAVAELGPQWDAKTCLVLLAAALGAIARPFGPGAETPASLGDSMSQHEDTQARQKAESYYQYAKRRFGVLGRSLTACQCHFLSGTYLLHTLRPVEAWQSMFQASSLYTVYLKSRAAAQMVGDGHCHEDALVGDTHCTDEELRCCLEQRLFWSCIKAESELCAEVELPRSGLHSIDYPYQFPSPPTPKSVDGLNDSEPPSMPGSSTRTGTANSSPGGVGATQDFKELHEHSWFYYLSEISLLRLSSRVNHAFYVEPPASWARMNLLTMMTTAWDFEAQLRQWQAGLPAAICCFDVPDRAAAASSTTTTVTRLQLATWSRCASIKLRLYRPFLYRFALMHEQDWPLRDALRALAERAVRLSLDALFSVGLRHRHAGAWFKCRETAARALVIVCATRIGLVEEMGCAGRARDALDLCLAHLRYWEGEAGDVRLARRTLQDHVLTS
- the ZCF27_2 gene encoding C6 zinc finger (COG:S~EggNog:ENOG503NWT4); this encodes MSPAQQHPGAANGLPRPSKRRRTDHGRPRSVLPPSDTNGAQAVERDDEDASPAARPRRAPMACRVCRARKVKCSNERPTCAGCARLGCECVYPKLPRYAADESPEQSSLQVTQLLQEILKRLPWTTAPSGVDDQQATAPQPSLSRCAGIAEPITYDASGRSFSTQRCPSPVPGDSVVGVSPAFTSLDHMFQWPLLSVNGGHRFMPGNILAADHLQPPAQAGSPSTGVPLLDGEEITALLTRFLRLVHVMNPVLDCTTLMTYGRAVAELGPQWDAKTCLVLLAAALGAIARPFGPGAETPASLGDSMSQHEDTQARQKAESYYQYAKRRFGVLGRSLTACQCHFLSGTYLLHTLRPVEAWQSMFQASSLYTVYLKSRAAAQMVGDGHCHEDALVGDTHCTDEELRCCLEQRLFWSCIKAESELCAEVELPRSGLHSIDYPYQFPSPPTPKSVDGLNDSEPPSMPGSSTRTGTANSSPGGVGATQDFKELHEHSWFYYLSEISLLRLSSRVNHAFYVEPPASWARMNLLTMMTTAWDFEAQLRQWQAGLPAAICCFDVPDRAAAASSTTTTVTRLQLATWSRCASIKLRLYRPFLYRFALMHEQDWPLRDALRALAERAVRLSLDALFSVGLRHRHAGAWFKCRETAARALVIVCATRIGLVEEMGCAGRARDALDLCLAHLRYWEGEAGDVRLARRTLQDHVLTS
- a CDS encoding uncharacterized protein (COG:E~EggNog:ENOG503NWKV~MEROPS:MER0026469), encoding MGSLGRTNISTLRVDTAQLAESLHESCQYGAAHRYGKLPTETGMARLSLDDSDKEVRDWFMRTAATLGCKTFFDQMGNLFAIRAGKKENVPPIMMGSHLDTQPTGGRYDGILGVLAGLQVLKVLNENNVETEGPVGVVNWTNEEGARFPKMAVASGVWAGAVPIETAWDLREVTPHEGKAKSMKEELERLGYKGERPASFDDNPFAAHFELHIEQGPILEDEELKIGVVEGVQAFKWFDIKVRGRDSHAGTTPLYARKDTVLSAARMLVAANTIAKKHNGLSTTGIFKTDPGTVNTMAHTTNFTLDLRHVRDDVLDAMVKECEAEFGRIAHEDSEQGCEVEWSLLVDSPAVRFNDECIAAVEQSASDVCSTLLPGASSSSLSSKKKLWRPMISGAGHDSCYTNLRCPTSMIFTPTRQGISHNPTEYCSAEDCALGASVLLGAVLRYDKLRLDRGDFE
- a CDS encoding uncharacterized protein (TransMembrane:11 (o40-57i111-129o141-164i171-191o203-225i272-298o310-330i337-358o364-385i397-419o431-450i)~EggNog:ENOG503NZJX~COG:G), translated to MAQLEKELVVDESGSAGPVSTSGEMNEIDVEAESRVLSKFDWLVMPQMSILVLFAYLDRTNIGNARVFGFEKSTGMTGTDFNNISTLFYIPYVIFETPWVLAVRRFGPGRVLAIALVCWSAVTIGTGFLHTYNQVIACRILLGAFEAGLFPALTFVISGIYPPVSQGKRVAVLYISIALSGALGGLIAYGIQSMGDRHGLEAWRWLFIIEGTISLVVGALCWVSLPTTPETAWFLNKEERATMATIRARNQRFGSSERLSWKKAGTALADPLVWIASVAMFFSSIAMFGFSTFLPTLLKGMNYTSLEANYLSIPVYVLASIATGVTTFISDRIGKRAICLIHSPILVMIGYAIVVGSANKAVGFFAMFMVAAGVYSYNTVMLTWVSNNIHPDDKRSVAIAVVISIANCAGAAASQIYPITDQPRYILGNSLSLGFESGALVGVAAIYFLFKYRMRQKEKLLSQGIESNGKEGDYSLDYKYLF